The region GTGTTTCTGATTTGGGCAGGATTTGGCAGGATGTTGGGTGCCAGAGCTCCTGGGATGGCAAAGCGCCTCTCTGGGAGTCTGATCAGATCACTCCACTATACCATAAGGATGCATAATTCATTGGGAAAAGATTGGAAAGCACTGACCCTTGGCATTCTTTCTTACATGTCTTTCACGGATACTTCTTGTCAGAATCCCCTGTGGTGATATTGGGTGATGATTTGACAAAACTTATCAACTCACACTGTCTCCCTAGCCATTCTGAAATTCACCCCCTTGCTAATGCTACCCCTTCAGTTTAGGGACCCATCATCTCTTATGCATGTTAATGTGATGGTTTTTGTGGTAACACTGTTGATTATCAATCTAATAAACATTTCTCTTCCTGCTTTCTATACTTCCAGAGACTGCTTCTTACTATTCAGGCAGAAAATACCAGATATACACTTTTCCAACTTTCCCTGTAGCTCAACCATGAGAAGAGACTCAGCTCTGGACAATAAAACCTGAAGAAAATCTACTGATGGGCAAATGTGCAACATTTCCCTTCCtgatagaaaatgaaaaggagtCATGAGAGCAGAAgccctccttttcccttcctggTTTTGATGTTGATGCATAAGAATGTGAAGTCTGTATCTGTAATCCTAACCACGAGAAGACTGAGAGAATCACAGTGAAGCCAGCTCTGAGCCCCGATGCTGGGAATTCCCCTGGACTTGCTTATGTTCTTATTTCCcattatttgtgaaaaataaactcTTTCTGCTTAAGCAACTCTCAGCTGGGGTTTTTGTTACTTGCAGCCGAAAGCATTCCTAACAGAGTATTAAACCTGGTCGTTCTTGCTCTGGTGTTTCCCTATTCTAATTCATCCTCCACACTGTTGGATGGTTATCTTTCCAAAGTGCAGAGTTGATCATGTCACCTCTTAACTTGGTGTCTGTTGTCCCCCTTTGCCTTCACAGCACCCACAGTCTCAGATGGCCTCTGACTCCCTTTCCAGCCCCATCTTccaataattattcttttatattcaaGGCAATGGCCCCACTGAATTATCTGTGGTTCCTGGAAGACACTCGGCTATTTAACACCTTTGAGACTTTGCTTTAAACCACTTCCTCTTTCTCGAATATCCCTTAAATTCAAGTACAACCAATGTCCACCagtaaaatattcacttttgaaACCCAGCTCACTTATCTATTCCTTTCATAATGAAGCATTCCTGGCCACTACCTCCTACATCAGGTAGAACTGTCCACTCTCTTCTTTACCCCTGAAGTTTGCAAGAGGGTAGCAGGACTTTTAAGGTAGAACATATAGCAAGTATTTCATTTACTTatgatttctcatttaattatcatcTCTGACTTTCCAGAGTCTAACAAAATGCCTAGAATGtattagatgctcaataaatgtttttaataatagataatttaaaaaatgaacataagaTAATTTTTGTATTGTAGAATAATCACTGACATACAttctaaaacttatttaaaacattccattcttatttttctctcatttctaataaattataatattttaaagctgGAAACCTTATATTTGAAGCCGATAAGAAAGGACATTTTTTATTGTGCCTACCAGAATTGACTATATTCTGAAATTTGTACACAATACATTTCTTGCTccttcttagaaaataaaaaaaaaacaaacccaagatTTCTCTCCTACTTTTATTCATATCAAGCCTTATTTGAAATCAAACCTACACTGTCtctatgaaaggagaaataaaattatttattaaataacattttagggttgttattaaaagagaaaagagttgTGAACTTTATCCAAACCAATAAATATCTAGCAGTGAGTAGCCTAATACCATGTCATTTCACAAGTGAGAATATactgttctctttttaaaacctCCATATCCCATGAGATTATTTTGGGGAGaaatttgcaaaagaagatattttaactGCAATTAGTTTAGAATGCTGCTGCTTTCCACCTGGGTTGCCCTACAATCCCACCTTTCCCTTATGTTGGGTGGCTTTGGAGAGGCCATGGACATTTTTAGGATCTGGCTAAGGAGGATTTGAATTGGAGAGACATTTAATTAGGGTATGGAGGGATAGATTGATGTGTTTTGCAGCCACTTCTGTACCTATTTAAGCCATTTCTAGCCACTCTCGTGTGGGAATAGCTTCCCGGAATTCTTCTACCAACAGCTCAGCTGAGTCCCCAGAGTGTGTGATGTGAAGGTTACAGGACCAGAGGCCACATCTTAGTATGAATTTGTCCTATGGTCCGGTGGCATCCAGCACAGGATATGTAGTGGAGGAGAAAACAGTGTGATATGATGGAGCCAGAAGCTAGTctatgggaaagaaaaatattataggaGTTTATCAGGCagttaagtaataaaaataacatttccccctgaattttgtaatatttgtgatttttgttaGTATCTTAATTTTTAGTGATTACTTTTAGTACCTTAAGAAGTGTTTactttttatacttaattttatacTTGTTATGTTGTATTCTTTTCCACCAAGAGGACTCTTAACATCGTATGCACTTCAGGCTTTATGAAATCCTGAATCTTCCTTTGGTAAGCTCATTATCAGAATAAAGCTTTCGTCAGCTCAATCTAGAAGTAAGGTTGgtattaattatgtttttatgtgAACTGATAGATAATGTTtccctaaaattttcttttgatttttttgtagaatttCTAGAGAAAATTCAGCCTCCTCCCTCTAAATAGGCCTTAAGTTTTTTTAAGAGGACaacatattctaatttttatttaccaTTACTACTCAGAGGTAGAACTAAGTATTGTGCCAGGGAAGGCAAAGCTAGCATTTGGGTAGCAGATTGGGTAGGTGAATAGGAAAGAAACCTACTTAAACAGAGCATCATCATTGAATTTTggcattattaattaattatttttttcttttccattatacgatgctattttttaaattcaatttttccttttttttccctaacattACCAGCTTTTCCATCATGGAACACAGCAATGTGATGGTAGTAGAACTATAATGTAAATCATTGTATGATTTTTAGGGAAGGATCTCTTGTTGGAGATTTTTATATTTGGGGAATGAATCTAATTTTAATTCCCTGACTTTACTTAGCTGTAAGTCACATGCAGtggtatttgaattttaaatgctGAATCACCATAAGCAGCCACACAGCTACACTCATGAAGCAGGGCACTGGGGCAGCGCTTTAGGTGTTTTCAAAAATGCTTCTGCCATAATAAACCTATTAGTGGTTAGAACACTGgcatagttttgtatttttcaagtgACTCACCTTGCTCTTGGATTCAACCTATGACCCCTAGCTGCTGATAGCAGGGATCAAAGCTATCCCTGGGatctaaattaaaatttgggGGCCCAGTGTGTAAAGCATGTCTGTTCTGTGGCCTTCTAGAATGATTCCTTTTTATCTCTGTGCCTTGTGTCCTCTTTTGCTGAATGTTCTGTAAGTTTTCTATGAAATGCCATTGTGGGGAAACTCAACACAGGCTTCCGAGAATAATTTACCAGGTCTTGCATGACCCAACATAGTTTTGATCAATCTCATCCTtcctttaatttgtatttgcgAACTAAATTTCTGTTTAAAGAGGAATGACTTTTCTTTCCTATCCTGGCATGCATGATCTTTCTAAGTGAAACAACATGGATTTAATATTGTCACCTGGCCCTTTATAAGATCATCACACTTGTCAGATAATTTGGTTTTATTagcttaatgaaaaaaatattctgcattttagcacaaaattttccattaaaaatttatttatttatttagaatagagatgggtctcactatgttgcccaggctggtggtgaactcctgggctcaagcaatcctcccacctcaacctctctagtagctgggacatgccttttattttcaacatgtAGTTTGAAAAAAGTGTATCAGACCAATGAATCATATTTGTGTAACAATTCAGTACTGGGATAAATGcataaattccattaaaaattacaatattaattGAAGCAGGTCTAGAAATGCAATGTTAGATATAGTTTAGGTGTGGACTATAATTGAAACTAAATTTTCAACCAGTTTCCTAAACCATGTAGCtgtaggcaaagaaaaaaaaagtatttctgatAAGCCCTATGGCATTTGTCttgtatttgcaaaaaaaaaaaaaaatctttaagcaAATGAATATTAAGAAAAACCTTAATTTTGAGATGAActatctatttattcttttatttattaacatattaacacatatttactgaattcCAACTATGTATTGTTGTGGAAATTCAGAGGGCAAGAAGACTGCATAACAGTTAACAGTGTCAGAATATTTCGTGGTTATTACAAAGCCTGCCTACAGAGAGTTATTCGTAGGGTCTATGAGACCAAATGCTTTGAAGTCACTGCAATAATTTTTTTAGGAAGGGACGTAATTTGTTTGAAGGTATCTTCTCTTTGCATTCTATCACATGAGAGCTTTCTTAAGCAACTGTAAAGACCTCTTAAGCAAGAGCAAAGCAAGTTAATGAGCTTTTTTGTGATGCAAATTGGTGTCAAGAATGAAAATGAGGGCACTACGTTTTTCACCACACCCCAGAGTCAGGGTATATAAAGAGGGTTCTGAGACTAGTACTCCATCACACACTGAGGAAACACATTCCCCTGCTACCTCCACTCTCCACTCCCAGTACCATGTCCCTCTACAATTTCGGTGGTGCTGTCTTCCCAGGATGCTACTGGGGCAGCTTCGGCTACCCTCTGGGATACAGCGTTGGCTGTGGCTTCGGCAGCACCTACTCCCCAGTGGGCTACGGCTTGGGCTACGGCTACAATGGCTGCGGGGCTAACGGCTACAGAAGATACTGGCCATTTGCTCTCTACTGATGTGCTGAAATCCCTGAGGCATAGAATCTTCTCTTCCTGGAAGGCTGAGCAGCACCCCTGCAGGTTCCTCCTGTACCAACTCCCTTAGTCTTCATCTGCTCGTCAAGGTCAGAGTCGTTGCGTTTCAGACCTAGCACCACAGTCCCaaagggaagagaatgaaaaacCAGATGCTGCCTCAAGCTGCCTTTCCTGCACGATGTTTGTTGGGACATTTTCAGAAAACTTGACACTCGACATGTAttgcttttgaatttttcatGACGCTCATGGCTCTTGTCATGATGTTGTGGATATGTCTGTCAAAATCTCAATAAACTTGTGTCAACTAGCAAAATAGTCTTATCGGAGAGTGGGGTTTTCTTTCTTGGTGTGCACATATTTTCTGTTACATTGAGTGAGAAGCAGGTGGACTTATTTTTCTTGCATGGGCATTAGGAGAAGCGAGACAGCAAATAATTTTTGATCTTGGTAAATAGACAGGAGGGTGGTTtgctggaaatgaaaaaaaacttgACTATCTGAATCTCCCCTGAATTTTATGACACCCATCTCCAACCCAGGGGTGCACCATTCATTGTTTGGGGTCTTCGACTCATCTCTTGACTTCTGCCCCTCCCCAAGAAAACCCAACATAGGAGGGACTTTGTAAGTTATTTCCAGTTAGTATAAATGAAACCCACTGTGTTCCTTCTCCCACAGATTGTAGAATAAAGTACTATGTCCCCTATTAAGGATTCTGTAGCATTAAGAAATAGAGACACTAAAGACATACTTTGGGAATCTGAGAGTCTTAGGTAAAGGAATAAATCCCCCAAATCAAACCACCTAAAGTTTGAGACACCTAAAGTATCTACTTTATAGCTTAGAAACACCCAGGTTAGACACAATGATGGAAACTTTGATCTGTGTGGAATTAATACATGACAGTGAGTTTCACTCTTAAAGGATATGAACTACAGTGAATAAGTATTTCTGAAGATTTATCAGCCTTCCTTTGTGTTCCTTTAGAGAAGAGAGCAATATTCCTTTTATAAGTCAAATCAACAGTGTCTCAATCCTTCTGTTGAAAGCATTTCATGTATAGTACAAATATTCTTGGTGACAGCAGGATTCAGCTTAACCGTGctttttttattgaatatctgCAAGTGGTTGTATTGCACATAATTCAATTTGTagctaaaaatataaagcctCTTTGGAGAGATCATTTCAGAAGTGAGTATTTTCTCCACCATATTTCACCCAAtgaatatctttttaaagaaggttcagaaaataatcttattcaaaaatattcaattaactgattattttccttttttaaaacaatagtaGACACTGTTATAGCCAATAAAATCTCCAGTTTGAAACTTTTTAGCAGCCACATGTTAACTTATGCTGAGAATTGTGAAGTAACTAAATATGCAGGCTAGAATagaataggaaaaggaaagagggactATGCAAGAATAACAGCACCAGACTGAAATTAGAAGTCTGTTCTGAAATGATGACCGACTTGTGTAAAAATTTGGGCTTGATGGGACTTCAAAGAGCATCTAATCCAGTGTTCCCTAAACTGTGGTATGCAGAAGAATGACTTGGGCAGctgatttaaaatgtaaatgtctaTATCTCACCCTTGGGATTCTGACTTGGTACAT is a window of Microcebus murinus isolate Inina chromosome 1, M.murinus_Inina_mat1.0, whole genome shotgun sequence DNA encoding:
- the KRTAP8-1 gene encoding keratin-associated protein 8-1 produces the protein MSLYNFGGAVFPGCYWGSFGYPLGYSVGCGFGSTYSPVGYGLGYGYNGCGANGYRRYWPFALY